In a genomic window of Nocardia fluminea:
- a CDS encoding fatty acid desaturase: MSTGTPVAPTEKPPFSRRVFKLEHASNVGPLLHIALWMGMTAAALFVPGTSTWYLAVPLIIVLSLLNLSLTIGVMHMHTHRPLFVSKFPNRVVDILCCLPGNLTAAEMREVHVLNHHRFNDGPGDVTATTGMDKGIGAIWYWVRYGMVVKIHTVRTVFAANPAPRRRKTRHQFIFDLAVYAAVIGSVWYVAGFEKFVLFYWVPFLITQVNAGYFAWLSHAPARGFTDEASTSLNNAGNILNFLIFNQGYHSVHHRYPGIHWSQIPDKLDYMRDVNPGVIVPYWMVAQSGWRLVVPGGFLNEGYGTKWKARLESRLEAGTVRSRYLPWFAWI; the protein is encoded by the coding sequence ATGAGCACCGGAACGCCCGTCGCGCCTACAGAGAAACCGCCGTTCAGCCGGCGCGTGTTCAAACTCGAGCACGCATCCAACGTCGGCCCGCTGCTGCACATCGCGTTGTGGATGGGCATGACCGCCGCCGCGCTGTTCGTGCCGGGTACCTCCACCTGGTATCTCGCGGTGCCGCTGATCATCGTGCTCTCGCTGCTGAACCTCTCGTTGACCATCGGCGTGATGCACATGCACACTCATCGCCCGCTGTTCGTGTCCAAGTTCCCCAACCGGGTGGTCGACATCCTGTGCTGCCTGCCCGGCAACCTCACCGCGGCCGAGATGCGCGAGGTGCACGTCCTCAACCATCACCGGTTCAACGACGGCCCGGGCGATGTCACCGCGACCACCGGCATGGACAAGGGCATCGGCGCCATCTGGTACTGGGTCCGCTACGGCATGGTCGTCAAGATCCACACCGTGCGTACGGTTTTCGCCGCGAACCCGGCGCCGCGCCGTCGTAAGACGCGCCACCAGTTCATCTTCGACCTCGCCGTGTACGCGGCGGTGATCGGCTCCGTCTGGTACGTCGCCGGTTTCGAGAAGTTCGTGCTGTTCTACTGGGTACCGTTCCTGATCACCCAGGTCAACGCCGGCTACTTCGCCTGGCTGAGCCACGCCCCGGCACGCGGATTCACCGATGAGGCCAGCACCTCGCTGAACAACGCGGGCAACATCCTCAACTTCCTGATCTTCAACCAGGGCTACCACAGCGTGCACCACCGCTACCCGGGCATCCACTGGAGCCAGATCCCCGACAAGCTCGACTACATGCGTGATGTGAACCCCGGCGTCATCGTGCCGTATTGGATGGTGGCGCAGTCGGGTTGGCGTCTGGTCGTGCCCGGCGGTTTCCTCAACGAGGGCTACGGCACCAAGTGGAAGGCGCGGCTCGAGTCGCGTCTGGAAGCGGGCACCGTTCGCTCGCGCTACCTGCCGTGGTTCGCATGGATCTGA
- the mvk gene encoding mevalonate kinase gives MNSPVRERAEHSSTATGPVRGVGRAHAKAILLGEHTVVHGTPAIAFPLPTLSVRAIARPGTPGGVIEVPDGHFGFVAGDPDVAANTLSGPRVAVEEALRRWGLTGHIADVVMECDIPLARGLGSSAACAGAAVRAVADLHGRTVDPATLYELVQCGEQVAHGRASGIDASAVLAAGPIRFHEGSATALDIGLDAALVIADTGVPGSTQHAVAGVRRNLDRDPRSARRALTRADELISGAVADLSTGDAAALGRAMLDFQDLLAELGVSTPHIDTLVAAALEAGAYGAKLTGAGLGGCVLALTETGDARTVSAALRRAGAVQTWTVPTRGLRSGAQSLSVSTPEHGANP, from the coding sequence GTGAACAGTCCCGTTCGAGAACGTGCTGAACACAGCTCCACCGCGACCGGCCCGGTCCGTGGCGTGGGCCGAGCCCATGCCAAGGCGATCCTGCTGGGTGAGCACACCGTGGTGCACGGGACGCCCGCCATCGCGTTTCCGCTGCCGACCCTGTCGGTGCGGGCGATCGCGCGTCCCGGCACCCCCGGGGGCGTCATCGAGGTACCCGACGGACACTTCGGGTTCGTGGCGGGCGACCCCGATGTCGCGGCGAACACGTTGTCCGGACCGCGCGTCGCGGTCGAGGAGGCGTTGCGGCGCTGGGGGCTGACCGGTCATATCGCCGATGTGGTGATGGAGTGCGACATTCCGCTCGCTCGTGGGCTCGGGTCGAGCGCGGCCTGTGCCGGCGCGGCGGTGCGCGCGGTCGCCGACCTGCACGGGCGGACCGTCGATCCCGCCACGCTCTACGAGCTCGTGCAGTGCGGTGAACAGGTCGCGCACGGCAGAGCCAGCGGCATCGACGCGAGCGCGGTGCTGGCCGCCGGGCCGATCCGGTTCCACGAGGGCAGCGCCACCGCCCTCGACATCGGTCTCGACGCCGCGCTGGTGATCGCCGACACCGGGGTGCCCGGGTCCACCCAGCACGCGGTCGCCGGGGTGCGCCGCAACCTCGACCGCGATCCGCGGTCCGCGCGCCGCGCGCTGACCAGGGCGGACGAGCTGATCAGCGGTGCCGTGGCGGACCTCTCGACCGGGGACGCCGCGGCACTGGGCCGGGCGATGCTCGACTTCCAGGACCTGCTCGCCGAACTCGGCGTCAGCACCCCGCACATCGACACACTGGTCGCCGCGGCGCTCGAGGCGGGCGCGTACGGCGCCAAGCTCACCGGCGCCGGTCTCGGCGGCTGCGTCCTCGCGCTCACCGAGACCGGTGACGCGCGCACGGTCAGCGCCGCGTTGCGCCGCGCCGGCGCGGTACAGACCTGGACGGTCCCCACCCGCGGCCTGCGTTCGGGCGCGCAGTCCCTATCCGTCTCGACCCCGGAACACGGTGCCAATCCATGA
- a CDS encoding methyltransferase family protein produces the protein MDLMSPQQVRGVVTSPSRLVPFLFSFAVYGFAGITVPLMLLFAGGWWLPKTVDKGPHLSAVPAIAIDLVLLALFALQHSGMARPSFKAFITRWVPEALERTVYIIGVCLVMWVIMLAWQPVPQVLWSADGALGVVLDTGFWIGFVLVYAATLLLNHFHLLGISQAYRQYVIQVPDATVDRLQVNGVYKLVRHPLMTGLLVSFWFASEFTVGHLVWALGLTGYILLGTFLEERDLIARFGASYRAYAAQVPAFFPSVRAVFGRSSR, from the coding sequence ATGGATCTGATGTCACCGCAACAGGTTCGGGGCGTGGTGACGAGCCCCTCCCGGCTCGTCCCGTTCCTGTTCTCCTTCGCCGTCTACGGTTTCGCCGGCATCACGGTGCCGCTGATGCTGCTGTTCGCGGGCGGCTGGTGGCTGCCGAAGACGGTGGACAAGGGACCGCACCTGTCCGCGGTCCCCGCGATCGCGATCGACTTGGTGCTGCTCGCGCTGTTCGCGCTGCAGCACTCGGGCATGGCCCGGCCCTCGTTCAAGGCGTTCATCACCCGCTGGGTGCCCGAGGCGCTGGAGCGCACCGTCTACATCATCGGCGTGTGCCTGGTGATGTGGGTGATCATGCTGGCGTGGCAGCCCGTGCCGCAGGTGCTGTGGTCGGCCGACGGTGCCCTCGGGGTGGTGCTCGACACCGGGTTCTGGATCGGTTTCGTGCTGGTGTACGCGGCGACCCTGCTGCTGAACCACTTCCACCTGCTCGGCATCAGTCAGGCCTACCGCCAGTATGTGATCCAGGTACCGGACGCGACGGTCGACCGGCTGCAGGTGAACGGTGTCTACAAGCTGGTTCGGCATCCGCTGATGACCGGCCTGCTGGTGTCGTTCTGGTTCGCCAGTGAGTTCACTGTCGGGCACCTGGTGTGGGCACTCGGGCTGACCGGGTACATCCTGCTCGGAACCTTCCTGGAGGAGCGCGATCTCATCGCTCGTTTCGGTGCGTCCTATCGCGCGTACGCCGCACAGGTGCCCGCGTTCTTCCCGTCCGTGCGCGCCGTCTTCGGCCGATCGTCTCGGTAA
- a CDS encoding hydroxymethylglutaryl-CoA synthase, whose protein sequence is MTTTPVGIHDLSFATTHYALDHAVLAERLGVDRDKFYLGIGQEKMSVAAADEDIVTIAAAAAKPILERHGTDNIRTVLLATETGVDQSKAAALYLHSLIGLPNAARVVELKQACYGGTAGLQFAAGLIARDPSQRVLVIAADIAKYELDTPGEPTQGAAAVAMLVTADPAILALDPISGLYSADIMDFWRPNYRTEAIVDGKTSVNAYQKAAQEAWSDYRRQGGRELGEFAAFCYHQPFTKMAYKAHRHLLESQGHTADADAIEAAIGTTTTYNRTVGNSYTASLYLGLASLLDAAGDLTDKALALISYGSGSVAEFFSGTVQPGYRAHLRTEANLAAIGSRELLGYERYRELHEAVSPSDGAYHAMAEETRRPFRLAAVSGHKRIYESR, encoded by the coding sequence ATGACAACTACACCGGTCGGTATCCACGACCTCTCGTTCGCCACCACCCACTACGCCCTCGACCACGCCGTCCTCGCCGAGCGACTCGGCGTGGACCGCGACAAGTTCTATCTCGGCATCGGCCAGGAGAAGATGAGCGTCGCCGCCGCGGACGAGGACATCGTCACCATCGCCGCGGCCGCCGCCAAGCCGATCCTGGAACGGCACGGTACCGACAACATCCGCACCGTGCTGCTGGCCACCGAGACCGGTGTCGACCAGTCCAAAGCCGCCGCGCTGTACCTGCATTCGCTGATCGGGCTGCCCAATGCCGCCCGGGTCGTCGAGCTCAAGCAGGCGTGCTACGGCGGTACGGCGGGTCTGCAGTTCGCGGCGGGTCTGATCGCCCGCGATCCGTCCCAGCGTGTGCTGGTCATCGCCGCCGACATCGCGAAGTACGAACTCGACACCCCGGGCGAGCCGACCCAGGGTGCCGCGGCTGTCGCGATGCTGGTCACCGCGGACCCGGCGATTCTGGCGCTGGACCCGATCTCGGGCCTCTACAGCGCCGACATCATGGACTTCTGGCGTCCGAACTACCGCACCGAGGCCATCGTCGACGGCAAGACCTCGGTCAACGCCTACCAGAAGGCAGCCCAGGAGGCGTGGTCGGACTATCGCCGCCAGGGTGGGCGCGAACTCGGTGAGTTCGCCGCGTTCTGCTACCACCAGCCCTTCACCAAGATGGCCTACAAGGCGCACCGCCATCTGCTCGAGAGCCAGGGCCACACCGCCGACGCCGACGCGATCGAGGCCGCCATCGGCACGACGACGACCTACAACCGCACGGTCGGCAACAGCTACACCGCCTCGCTGTACCTGGGCTTGGCGTCGCTGCTCGATGCTGCCGGGGACCTGACCGACAAGGCCCTCGCCCTGATCAGCTACGGGTCGGGTAGCGTCGCCGAGTTCTTCAGCGGCACCGTGCAGCCCGGCTACCGCGCGCATCTGCGGACCGAAGCGAACCTGGCGGCGATCGGCTCGCGTGAGCTGCTCGGTTACGAACGCTACCGGGAGCTGCACGAGGCGGTCTCGCCCAGTGACGGCGCGTACCACGCCATGGCCGAGGAAACGCGGCGCCCGTTCCGGCTGGCCGCCGTCTCCGGTCACAAACGCATCTACGAATCCCGCTGA
- the fni gene encoding type 2 isopentenyl-diphosphate Delta-isomerase, with amino-acid sequence MIADRKDDHVRHAVNHHRQATGVSDFDSVTFVHHALAGIDADEVSLAVEVAGKQWNTPLFVNAMTGGSTKTGEINRQLAIAARETGIPIASGSMSAYFRDPSVAGTYRVLRQENPHGFVMANVNANATVDQVRSAVDLLEADALQIHLNAVQEVVMPEGDRSFGAWPRQIERIVAATAVPVFVKEVGFGLSRQTVTWLRDAGVSVADVGGRGGTNFARIENDRRAGGDFGFIESWGQSTPNCLLDCAGIPGIGIAASGGIRSPLDIARALALGADATGVAGAFLETLVSHDTAALVDKIGTWLDQLRTILTVLGARTPADLVGADLLITGDVASFCRLRGIDAAALAHRSPWWRESENREGVTHE; translated from the coding sequence ATGATCGCCGATCGCAAGGACGACCACGTTCGCCACGCGGTGAACCACCACCGCCAGGCCACCGGAGTCAGTGACTTCGATTCGGTCACCTTCGTCCACCACGCCCTCGCCGGTATCGATGCCGACGAGGTGTCCCTGGCCGTCGAAGTCGCCGGGAAGCAGTGGAACACACCGCTGTTCGTGAACGCGATGACCGGCGGCAGCACCAAGACCGGCGAGATCAATCGCCAGCTCGCCATCGCCGCGCGCGAGACCGGTATCCCCATCGCGTCGGGCTCGATGAGCGCCTACTTCCGTGATCCGTCGGTCGCGGGCACCTATCGGGTGCTGCGCCAGGAGAATCCGCACGGATTCGTGATGGCCAACGTGAACGCGAACGCGACCGTCGACCAGGTGCGCAGCGCCGTCGATCTGCTCGAGGCCGACGCGTTGCAGATCCACCTCAACGCCGTGCAGGAAGTGGTCATGCCCGAGGGCGACCGCTCGTTCGGGGCATGGCCGCGCCAGATCGAGCGCATCGTCGCCGCGACCGCGGTGCCGGTCTTCGTCAAGGAGGTCGGGTTCGGTCTGAGCAGGCAGACCGTCACCTGGTTGCGCGACGCGGGCGTGTCCGTGGCCGACGTGGGCGGGCGCGGCGGCACGAATTTCGCTCGCATCGAGAACGATCGGCGCGCCGGCGGCGACTTCGGGTTCATCGAGAGCTGGGGCCAGTCCACCCCGAACTGCCTGCTCGACTGTGCCGGCATTCCCGGTATCGGCATCGCCGCCTCCGGTGGCATCCGCTCGCCACTGGACATCGCGCGCGCGCTCGCGCTGGGCGCCGACGCCACCGGTGTCGCGGGCGCGTTCCTGGAAACGCTGGTCAGTCACGACACCGCCGCCTTGGTCGACAAGATCGGAACCTGGCTCGACCAGCTGCGCACCATTCTCACCGTCCTCGGCGCCCGCACTCCGGCGGACCTGGTCGGCGCCGACCTGCTCATCACCGGCGATGTCGCGAGCTTCTGCCGGCTTCGCGGTATCGACGCCGCAGCACTTGCCCACCGGAGCCCCTGGTGGCGTGAATCGGAAAATCGAGAGGGAGTCACCCATGAATGA
- a CDS encoding hydroxymethylglutaryl-CoA reductase, with product MNDMSYAAVPLQWVGPVRITGNVVDDAVDVPLATYETPLWPSVGRGARISTLAEKGIVATLIDERMTRSILLEADDAYTAYTTVQQLEGRMAELQEVVAGSSRFARLIDLHHQITGNLLFLRFEFTTGDAAGHNMATLASDHLMDHILSTMPGVRYGSISGNYCTDKKATAVNGILGRGKNVITELLIPREVVEQRLHTTAAQVTQLNIRKNLIGTLLAGGIRSANAHYANMLLAYYLATGQDAANIVEGSQGITHAEDRDGDLYFSCTLPNLIVGTVGNGKHASFVDENLERLGCREDRQPGENARRLAVIGAATVLCGELSLMAAQTNRGELMRAHTQFERSTTSNGSPR from the coding sequence ATGAATGACATGTCGTACGCGGCGGTGCCGCTGCAGTGGGTGGGGCCTGTGCGCATTACCGGAAATGTCGTCGACGACGCCGTCGACGTCCCCCTCGCCACCTACGAAACCCCGCTGTGGCCCTCGGTCGGGCGCGGTGCGCGCATCAGCACCCTGGCCGAGAAGGGCATCGTCGCGACGCTGATCGACGAGCGGATGACGCGCTCGATCCTGCTGGAGGCCGACGACGCCTACACCGCCTACACCACGGTCCAGCAGCTGGAAGGGCGGATGGCCGAGCTCCAGGAGGTGGTCGCGGGCAGCAGCCGTTTCGCCCGGCTCATCGACCTGCACCATCAGATCACCGGCAATCTGCTGTTCCTGCGGTTCGAGTTCACCACCGGTGACGCGGCGGGCCACAACATGGCGACCCTGGCCAGCGACCACCTGATGGACCACATCCTGTCGACTATGCCCGGGGTGCGCTACGGCTCGATCTCGGGCAACTACTGCACCGACAAGAAGGCCACCGCCGTCAACGGCATCCTCGGTCGCGGCAAGAACGTGATCACCGAACTGCTCATCCCGCGCGAGGTGGTCGAGCAGCGGCTGCACACCACCGCGGCGCAGGTGACCCAGCTCAATATCCGCAAGAACCTGATCGGCACCCTGCTGGCGGGTGGAATCCGTTCCGCCAACGCGCATTACGCCAACATGCTGCTCGCCTACTACCTGGCGACCGGCCAGGACGCCGCCAATATCGTCGAAGGATCCCAGGGCATCACCCATGCCGAGGATCGTGACGGCGACCTGTACTTCTCGTGCACCCTGCCCAACCTGATCGTGGGCACGGTCGGCAACGGCAAGCACGCGAGTTTCGTCGACGAGAACCTGGAACGCCTCGGCTGCCGCGAAGACCGGCAGCCCGGCGAGAACGCCCGGCGCCTGGCGGTGATCGGGGCGGCCACCGTGTTGTGCGGGGAACTGTCGCTGATGGCGGCACAGACCAATCGCGGTGAATTGATGCGTGCCCATACCCAATTCGAGCGGTCCACCACGAGCAACGGAAGCCCACGATGA
- a CDS encoding flavin-containing monooxygenase, with protein MSSNDTRHVQVMIVGSGLSGLGTAIRLSQRGLSDFVVIERGPDVGGTWRDNTYPGAGCDVPSHLYSYSFALNPDWSRSFSPQPEIERYLRTVSERYGVRDKHIFDCALTGARWNDTDGRWDIETSKGSFTADFIVSAAGVLAEPNLPDIKGISSFEGEIFHSARWNHDATLTGKKVAVIGTGSSAVQIVPSIAPEVEHLDVYQRTATWVMPQLSRPYLGLERFAFKRVPGLQRFIRALIYLTRELFVITQVKYPWTGIVLETVGRFKMRFEIRDPELRRKVLPQHRIGCKRMLVSNKFYGALDRDNVDVVTDGIAEVRSGSIVSEDGTEREVDAIVLATGFHVADSPTFNLYTGRDGRTVSEAADAEGYQMYKGTTVANFPNIFFMLGANSGLNYTSLIYIIESQINYIVDAITTMEQRDLQSFEVRLDAQVEYNKQLAPKMARTVWVNGGCTSWFLDKHGNNSALWPDFSFKYRRMVRTFDIDAYDTTTKTR; from the coding sequence ATGAGCAGTAACGACACCCGCCACGTTCAGGTCATGATCGTGGGCAGCGGGCTCTCCGGCCTCGGCACCGCGATCCGGCTCAGCCAGCGTGGCCTGTCCGACTTCGTGGTCATCGAACGTGGCCCCGACGTCGGCGGAACCTGGCGCGACAACACCTATCCCGGTGCGGGCTGCGATGTGCCCTCACACCTGTACTCGTATTCGTTCGCGCTCAATCCCGACTGGTCCCGGTCGTTCTCGCCGCAGCCCGAGATCGAGCGGTACCTGCGCACCGTGTCCGAACGCTACGGCGTGCGCGACAAGCACATCTTCGACTGCGCGCTGACCGGGGCCCGCTGGAACGACACCGACGGTCGCTGGGACATCGAGACCAGCAAGGGCAGCTTCACCGCCGACTTCATCGTCTCGGCGGCGGGGGTGCTCGCGGAGCCGAATCTGCCCGATATCAAGGGCATCTCGAGCTTCGAGGGCGAGATCTTCCACTCCGCGCGGTGGAACCACGACGCCACCCTGACCGGCAAGAAGGTCGCCGTCATCGGTACCGGTTCCTCGGCGGTGCAGATCGTACCGTCGATCGCGCCCGAGGTGGAGCACCTCGACGTGTACCAGCGCACCGCCACCTGGGTGATGCCGCAGCTCTCGCGGCCGTACCTGGGGCTGGAACGCTTCGCCTTCAAACGCGTTCCGGGCCTGCAACGGTTCATCCGGGCGCTGATCTACCTCACCCGCGAGCTGTTCGTGATCACGCAGGTGAAGTACCCGTGGACCGGCATCGTGCTGGAGACGGTCGGGCGGTTCAAGATGCGCTTCGAGATCCGTGACCCCGAGCTGCGCCGAAAGGTGTTGCCCCAGCACCGGATCGGCTGCAAGCGCATGCTCGTGTCGAACAAATTCTACGGTGCGCTCGACCGTGACAACGTCGACGTCGTCACCGACGGCATCGCCGAGGTCCGCAGCGGTTCGATCGTCTCCGAGGACGGCACGGAGCGGGAGGTGGACGCCATCGTGCTGGCCACCGGCTTCCACGTCGCCGATTCGCCGACCTTCAACCTGTACACCGGCCGTGACGGCCGGACCGTGTCCGAGGCGGCCGACGCCGAGGGCTACCAGATGTACAAGGGCACCACGGTCGCCAATTTCCCGAACATCTTCTTCATGCTCGGCGCCAACTCGGGGCTGAACTACACGTCGCTGATCTACATCATCGAATCCCAGATCAACTACATCGTCGACGCGATCACCACGATGGAGCAGCGCGACCTGCAATCGTTCGAGGTCCGCCTGGACGCGCAGGTCGAATACAACAAGCAGCTCGCGCCCAAGATGGCCCGCACCGTGTGGGTCAACGGCGGCTGCACCAGCTGGTTCCTCGACAAGCACGGCAACAACTCGGCACTGTGGCCGGACTTCAGCTTCAAATATCGGCGAATGGTGCGCACCTTCGACATCGACGCCTACGACACCACGACGAAGACACGATGA
- the mvaD gene encoding diphosphomevalonate decarboxylase has protein sequence MTFTPASPAVTERAAVTGPVAESVAYPNIALVKYWGKRDEDLFLPVTGSLSMTLDIFPTTTSVRMIEGPTDVIEFNGVAATGAARTRIETFLDLVRARAGRADRAMVVTSNAGPTGAGLASSASGFAALATAAAAAYELDLDGRALSRLARRGSGSASRSIFGGFVVWHAGEGEGEAGDLSSYAEPIGGDGLDPALVVAVVNQGAKAVSSRAAMRETTATSPFYRPWAESSVLDLAEMRTAIARRDLPAIGEIAERNALGMHATMLTARPGIRYLSPHSIAVLDAVLALRADGIPAYATIDAGPNVKVLCTRADAPRVSAVLDGLGDFVTTRTAHIGPGASLTTSSASPETSGTSPARADMSGAAGGDR, from the coding sequence ATGACTTTCACTCCCGCATCACCCGCGGTCACCGAGCGTGCCGCCGTGACCGGACCGGTCGCCGAGTCGGTCGCGTACCCGAACATCGCCCTGGTGAAGTACTGGGGCAAGCGGGACGAGGATCTGTTCTTGCCCGTCACCGGCAGCCTGTCGATGACTCTCGACATCTTCCCGACCACCACGTCGGTACGGATGATCGAGGGACCGACCGATGTCATCGAGTTCAACGGCGTCGCGGCCACCGGTGCCGCGCGTACCCGGATCGAGACGTTCCTGGATCTGGTGCGTGCCAGGGCCGGTCGCGCCGACCGCGCGATGGTGGTGACGTCCAACGCCGGGCCGACCGGCGCCGGTCTGGCCTCCTCGGCGAGCGGCTTCGCCGCCCTGGCTACCGCCGCCGCGGCCGCCTATGAACTCGACCTCGACGGTCGTGCCCTGTCGCGGCTGGCCCGGCGCGGCTCCGGCTCCGCCTCGCGTTCCATCTTCGGCGGATTCGTCGTCTGGCACGCCGGCGAAGGGGAAGGCGAAGCGGGAGACCTGAGTTCCTACGCGGAGCCGATCGGCGGCGACGGCCTCGACCCGGCCCTGGTGGTCGCCGTGGTGAACCAGGGTGCGAAGGCCGTCTCGAGCCGTGCCGCCATGCGCGAGACCACCGCCACCTCGCCGTTCTACCGCCCGTGGGCCGAATCGTCGGTGCTCGATCTGGCGGAGATGCGCACAGCCATCGCGCGGCGCGATCTGCCCGCGATCGGGGAGATCGCCGAGCGCAACGCCCTCGGCATGCACGCCACCATGCTCACCGCCCGACCCGGAATCCGGTACCTGTCACCCCATTCGATCGCCGTCCTCGACGCGGTACTGGCGCTGCGCGCCGACGGGATCCCGGCGTACGCCACGATCGACGCGGGTCCGAATGTGAAGGTGCTGTGCACCCGCGCGGACGCACCGCGCGTCAGCGCGGTTCTGGACGGCCTCGGCGATTTCGTCACCACCAGGACCGCGCATATCGGTCCCGGCGCGTCACTGACGACATCGAGCGCGTCCCCTGAGACCTCGGGCACGAGTCCGGCGAGAGCCGACATGTCCGGTGCGGCGGGTGGCGATCGATGA
- a CDS encoding phosphomevalonate kinase — protein sequence MTVSCRAPGKLFIAGEYAVVEPGHLAVLTAVDRYATATVTAAEPGDGITLHSDLNGGVTLSCGRHGDELSPTSDAVVPASLSYVFAAVSVVHRLLLERAVPVSGFRLSVTADLGDADGRKFGLGSSAAVTVATVAALGQHFDLGLDSMDRYRLALLATIAVNPRASGGDVAVSTWGGWLAYRSPDRAQVAASLARDGVDATLRSPWPGLSVRPLPTPTELTLQVGWTGNPASTPALVAGLDGDRTTFRAHSNECVERLVAAIEADDAHAVRIEIDSARALLVDLDTISGLGIMTPRLRALCDAGAAVGAAAKPSGAGGGDCGIALIERTRPAAIAELTGRWLTAGIRPLPLRTHLAEGDPR from the coding sequence ATGACGGTCAGTTGTCGCGCACCGGGCAAGCTCTTCATCGCCGGTGAATACGCCGTGGTCGAGCCGGGACACCTCGCGGTGCTCACGGCGGTCGACCGCTACGCGACCGCCACGGTCACGGCGGCGGAACCCGGCGACGGCATCACCCTGCACTCGGATCTGAACGGCGGCGTCACGCTGTCGTGCGGGCGTCACGGTGACGAATTGTCACCTACCTCGGATGCTGTTGTGCCAGCGTCACTTTCGTATGTCTTCGCGGCGGTTTCGGTCGTTCACCGGCTGCTCCTGGAACGGGCGGTACCCGTCTCCGGCTTCCGGCTGAGCGTCACCGCCGACCTCGGCGACGCCGACGGCCGCAAGTTCGGCCTGGGATCCAGCGCGGCCGTCACGGTGGCCACCGTCGCAGCCCTCGGGCAGCATTTCGACCTCGGGCTCGATTCCATGGATCGGTACCGGCTGGCCTTGCTCGCCACGATCGCCGTCAATCCGCGCGCCTCGGGTGGCGATGTCGCCGTGAGCACCTGGGGTGGCTGGCTCGCCTACCGATCACCGGACCGCGCACAGGTGGCGGCCTCGCTCGCCCGCGACGGCGTCGACGCGACTCTGCGTTCCCCGTGGCCCGGCCTGTCGGTGCGCCCGCTGCCCACCCCGACCGAGCTGACCCTGCAGGTCGGCTGGACCGGGAACCCCGCCTCCACCCCGGCACTGGTCGCCGGCCTCGACGGCGACCGCACCACCTTCCGGGCGCACAGCAACGAGTGCGTGGAACGGCTCGTCGCCGCCATCGAAGCCGACGACGCTCACGCCGTACGGATCGAAATCGACAGCGCGCGCGCACTGCTCGTCGACCTCGACACGATATCGGGCCTCGGCATCATGACCCCGCGGCTGCGCGCACTGTGCGACGCGGGCGCCGCGGTGGGCGCCGCGGCGAAGCCCTCGGGCGCCGGCGGCGGTGACTGCGGTATCGCGCTCATCGAACGCACCCGGCCCGCCGCGATCGCCGAACTCACCGGGCGCTGGCTCACCGCCGGAATCCGCCCGCTGCCCCTGCGAACCCACCTTGCCGAAGGGGACCCACGATGA